CTCAGCGCGCCGTGCAGAACGTGGTACAGGCCGCGGTAGTTGCCGGATTTTTCGAGGGCGATCGCGCCCGTGGGCCGTTCGACGACGCACACTACGCTCCGGTCGCGGCGCGGGTCTTCGCACACGGGACACGGGTTGGTCTCGGTAAGGTTGCAGCACACGGCGCATTGGGTGATGGCCCTGCGGGCGGTTCCGATGGCTTGGATCAAGGCCTCCGCCTCTTCTTCCGGGGCGCTTAGGAGGTGCATCGCGAGCCGTTCGGCGGACCGTTTGCCAATCCCTGGCAGATTGAGCAGGGCGTCAATCAAGGCCTGCATCGCGGGCGACTGAATAAGCATCGAAACCCCCATTGCGTCCGGCAGGACCTAGCGCGCGACCGCGCCCGACAGGAT
The Candidatus Hydrogenedentota bacterium DNA segment above includes these coding regions:
- the recR gene encoding recombination mediator RecR — its product is MLIQSPAMQALIDALLNLPGIGKRSAERLAMHLLSAPEEEAEALIQAIGTARRAITQCAVCCNLTETNPCPVCEDPRRDRSVVCVVERPTGAIALEKSGNYRGLYHVLHGALSPLDGIGPSQLRIDALMKRLESGEIREVIVATNATAEGDATAMYLSGLIAPLGIAVTRIAQGVPTGSGLEFADD